AACATCATCGATAACACCCAGCACACCAACCACGGGGGTGGGCAAAATCGGCTCGTCGCCAGTCTGGTTGTAGAAGGAGACATTGCCGCCAGACACCGGGATCCCTAGCTCCTTGGCGCCATCTGCTAGCCCGTGAACCGACTCCCGGAATTGCCACATCACGTCCGGGTTTTCTGGGGAGCCGTAATTTAGGCAGTTCGTTACCGCGACGGGCCGCGCACCGGTGACTACCACATTTCGATAGGCTTCAGCCAGCGCTAGGCGAGCACCCATGTTGGGATCAAGTTTGGTATATCGCCCCGATGCATCCGACGCCACTGCCACGCCGCGATGAGTCTCTTCATCAATGCGGAGCACCCCGGCATCAGAGTTCAGTGCTTTGACGGTGTTTCCGCGCACATAGCGGTCATATTGCTCCGTGATAAAAGCCCGCGAACACAAAGCTGGCGAAGACACCATATCCAGGAGTGCTTGTCGAAGATCCTCAGCGGCTTTGACCTCCCCTGGTTCTTGGAGGGCATCTTGCCACGTTGGCCTAGCCCACGGGCGTTCATACACCGGCCCCTCATTGGCAATAGTATGTGCCGGAGCATCTACCACTACCTCACCGCAGTGGGTAATCACCAAGTGCTTCCCCGTGGTGACCTCACCAATTTCTGCGCAGGTCACATCCCAGTGCTCGCAAATCTCACGGAACTGCGCCACGTTTTCCGGGGCTACCACGGCGCACATCCGCTCCTGGGATTCCGAAGCTAAGATCTCCGCAGCCGTCATATTTTCCGCCCGCAGCGGCACCGCATCAAGGTTGATGCTCATACCTCCGTCTCCGGAAGCTGCGAGCTCCGAGGTAGCACACGAAAGCCCCGCTCCGCCGAGATCCTGGATACCTACCACTACCCCGGCGCGGTAGAGATCCAAGCAACACTCGATCAGGACTTTTTCGGCAAAGGGGTCGCCTACCTGGACAGCCGGTAGTTTTCGTTCAGCCCCGTCTTCGAAGGTGTCGCTGGCAAGAACTGACACCCCACCAATGCCGTCTAGGCCGGTGCGTGATCCAAAAAGCATCACTTTGTTGCCGGTGCCGGAAGCAAAAGCTAGTTTAAGGTCCTCAACTTTGAGGGTTCCCACGCATAGTGCATTGACGAGGGGGTTGCCGGCGTAGGAGTCATCAAAAACAGTTTCGCCGCCAATATTTGGTAGGCCGAGGCAGTTACCGTAGTGGCTAATGCCGTCGACGACGCCGGGAAGGACTCGTTTGGTGTCTGGGTTGTCGATGGCACCAAAGCGCAACTGATCCATGACGGCAATCGGGCGAGCCCCCATTGCCATGATGTCGCGAACAATTCCGCCTACGCCGGTTGCTGCTCCTTGGTGAGGTTCCACGTAGGAAGGGTGATTATGGGATTCCACGCGGAAGGTCACCGCGTTGCCATCGCCAATGTCGACGACGCCGGCGTTTTCGCCGATTCCGGCAAGGATTTTCTGCCCCATCTCCTCGGTGGTGGTTTCCCCAAAGTATCGGAGATGAACCTTAGAGGATTTGTAGGAGCAGTGCTCAGACCACATCACCGAGTACATGGTGAGCTCTGCGTCGGTGGGGCGTCGCCCTAAAATTTCTTTAATTCTGGCGTATTCATCATCTTTGAGACCCAGTTCCGCATAAGGTTGGGGCTGATCCGGATCCGCCAGCGCAGCTGAGACGGTGTCATTATGAACAGTCATGAAACTCTCCCTCTAAGCCGATGCGACAGCAGAAATAGCCGACACAAACATGGGTAAGCCATCCGAGGAAGGCCCGGTTAGTGCCTCCACGGCGTGCTCGGGGTGAGGCATGAGTCCGACGACTCGACCGTCCGCACTACACACCCCGGCGATGGAATGAAGTGAACCATTGAAGTTATCTGTGTAGCGGAACACCACTCGGCCTTCTTGTTCCAGCTCCTCGATGGTTTCCGGGGCCGCCTGGAAACGCCCCTCCCCGTGCTTGGCGGGAATCAGGATCTTCTGGCCTACCTCGTAGTTTCCGGTCCATGCAGTGTGATTATTTGTTACCTCAAGATAGGTGTCTACGCAGTGGAAATGTAGCCCCTGGTTACGGGTTAAGGCGCCAGGGAGCAAACCAGCCTCAGTTAAGATTTGAAAACCATTGCAGATTCCCAATACCGGCATACCAGCGCGAGCGCGATCAATGACTGAACGCATGACTGGCGCTAGAGCTGAGATTGCCCCACTGCGCAGATAATCCCCGTAGGAAAAACCACCGGGGACAATGACTGCGTCAACCGAGCGAAGGTCTTCGTCTGCGTGCCAGAGTTCAACGACATCTGCACCGGCTAGTCGGGCTGCACGCTGGGCGTCTACATCATCAAGTGTGCCGGGGAAAGTAATGACTCCGATCCGAGCGCTCACTACTTCACCTCAACATCCACGATCTCAAAATCCTCAATAACGGTGTTCGCCAATAAGGTTTCCGCGATCTTTTCCAGTTGCATCGTGGTCACTGTCTCATCTACCTCGAGCTCAAAGCGTTTGCCTTGGCGAACATCGCTTACTCCAGATACTCCAATGCGTCCCAGGGCGCGGACCACGGCTTGCCCTTGAGGATCCAGAATTTCAGCCTTTGGCATCACGTTAACAACTACTCGGGCCACGTTTGGGTCTTCCTCTCCAACCGAATACTGTTGCCCTCACAGCTTAGCCGGACACGGGTACATGCACGGAATGACGGTGCGCTAAAGATAAAGCTAAGCGACGTCAATCGACCTAAGGTCGGCGACGGCTAAGAGGTTAGTGTGCCTGCACGGGTGGTTCTGCTGACCACGGGAAACAGATCCACTGATCGGTACGGCGCCAAACATAATCCGGTTCCACCACCGACGCGGATTTCCCATAAAGCACCGCGCTGCGAACTTCACTAACGTCATCGCGCAATAAATTGAGCACCAAATCCAAGGTGCGGCCGGAATCAGCAACATCATCAACAACTAAAACCCGACGCTTCTTTAAGGAACCGGTATCTAAAAGCGGTTCCAAAAGCACCGGGTCAGGGAGGGTCTCATGAACATCGGTATAAAACTCCACGTTCATCGTGTCGCTGAGTTTCACCCCCAGGGAATAACTCAACGCCCCTCCGGGGAGTAGCCCTCCCCGCGCAATCGGAATAATAATGTCCGGGAGATAGCCACTATCGGCAATCATCTGCGCTAGCTCACGCTGCGCCTGGCCAAAGCCTTCCCAAGTGAGGACTTCTTTTTCTTCCAGGTGAGAGGAATCCGCATGATAAGCCATGATTGGATTCTACCCTTAGGAGATAGTCCTACACACAGCTACCAATCCAGTCAGCAAATTTCCGGCCAGAGATACGTTCATAGGCTTCGATATAACGCTCCCGGGTGGCCTCCACAACAGATCCAGGCAGCGGCGGAGGCGGGGTACCGAGGCTTTGATCCCAATCCGCTTTGGCGCTTGTCAACCAGTTACGGACGTATTGTTTATCAAAGCTAGGTTGAACCTTTCCTTCTTCATAGCTATCGGCTGGCCAGTAGCGGGAAGAATCAGGAGTGAGAACTTCATCAGCGAGGACCAAAGTGCCGTCGGACTCAACCCCAAATTCAAACTTGGTGTCCGCCAAAATAAGTCCTCGCTGCTCAGCCATCGCCGCAGCCTGAGAATAAATCGCCAAAGTTGCTGCTTTGAGTTCTTCAGCCCGTGACTCTCCAAGCTTGTCAACAACAGCCTCAAAGGGGACATTTTCATCGTGGTCACCGAACTCAGCCTTGGTCGCCGGGGTGAAAATAGGTTCCGGTAAACGGGATGCTTCTTTCAGACCGTCGGGCAGGGCAATCCCGCACACTGTTCCATGCTCCCGGTACTCTTTCAAACCTGAACCAGTAAGGTATCCCCTCGCCACGCACTCAAAGGGCAGCATATTGAGTTTCTTACACAGCAAAGCTCGGCCCAGGACCTCCTCCGGGATCCGGGGGTCATCAATAGGACCGGCCAGGTGGTTGGGGAAATCAATCTCTTCGAAAAAGTAAACACTCATGGCGGTCAAAATCCGCCCTTTATCTGGGATCTCTGAATCCAAGATGTAATCAAAAGCGGAAATACGGTCACTGACGACCATGAGGAGCGTTTCCTCATCGACCTGGTAAATTTCCCGAACTTTACCAGCTGAAATATGGGTGTAGTCAGATAGTTCCGGACGCATGTTTTTGGAGTTTAGCTGGGTACCCACCCCACAACAATTGCCGGGGGTTAGAGGATGTCCCCAGGCTGGTAGCGGGCAGCGTCCGGATAGGTGTTCACCAAGTCCGCAATCCGCCGAAGAACCCGGTCAGTTTGAGACTCCGCAGCACCAATAAAAGCATGGCGATCGGCTAAGGCTTCCTGAAGATCAGAAGCACCCAGTGGAAGCCGCTCATCCGCCGCCAAACGCTCAACAAGATCCTGCTCAGCCCCGTTTTCGCGCATATTCAAGGCCACAGCAACAGCGTTTTCTTTAATAATTTCGTGGGCAGTTTCCCGCCCCACCCCGGCCCGAACCGCCGCCATCAAAATTCGGGTGGTAGCTAAGAACGGTAGATAGCGTTCCAGTTCCCGATCAATCATGGCGGGGAAGGCACCAAATTCTGTTAGCACTGTGAGGAATGTCTCGAACATGCCGTCTAGGGTGAAGAATGCGTCCGGCAGGGCTACTCGGCGAATAACCGAACAGAACACGTCTCCTTCATTCCACTGCTGCCCAGACAGATCGGCCACCATGGTGAGGTAGCCGCGCAGAATCACTTGCATTCCGCCGACACGTTCACATGAACGAGCATTCATCTTATGCGGCATGGCTGAAGACCCCACCTGACCTTCTTTGAACCCTTCGGTGACGGTTTCATTTCCAGCCATTAACCGGATAGTGGTGGCTAAGGAAGAGGGCCCTGCTCCTAGTTGAACTAGCGCGGAGATGACATCGAAATCCAAGGAACGTGGGTAGACCTGCCCCACGGAATCCAGAATCCGGCTAAATCCCAGCTGGTCAGCGATAGCTCTTTCCAGACTGGCCAGGTGGGTTTGCTCTCCTCCCACCAGATCGAGCATGTCTTGGGAAGTTCCCATCGGCCCTTTGATACCTCGGAGGGGGTAGCGGCTGATGAGTTCTTCAATCCGGGACACGGCAATCAGCATTTCATCAGCTGCGCTAGCGAATCGCTTGCCTAGGGTGGTTGCTTGAGCAGCGACATTGTGGGAGCGCCCAGCCATCACGAGGGAACGGTACTGTTCAGCGCGTTCACCGAGGCGAGCTAGCACCGCCACTGACTTATCGCGGATCAACTTCAAAGAGCTCAGGATCTGGAGTTGCTCAACGTTTTCGGTCAGATCCCGCGACGTCATCCCCTTGTGGATGTGCTCATACCCCGCCAAGTCATTGAATTCCTCAATCCGGGCTTTTACATCATGGCGGGTGATTTTTTCCCGCGCCGCAATGGATTCCACATCGACGTCATCAAGGACCTTCTCATAAGCAGCAATAGCTTCTGCGGGGATATCGACTCCTAAGTCTTTTTGCACCCGCATGACCGCCAACCAGAGTTGCCGTTCCATCCGGATTTTCGCCTCCGGACTCCACAGGCGGGTCATGTCAGCGGAGGCATAACGAGAAGCTAAAACATTCTCGATCTTCTGCTTTTGAAGTTGGTCCACAGCTTGTTGGTTATTCGGATTCTTCTCAGCCACGCCCTCAATTATGGCATGTGATCCGGCCTTCCACCGCTGCTAAAGCAATATCCTTGCGATAATGCCCTCCAGCCAAGTGAATCTTTGTCAAAGCTTCATAGGCTTTGTCTCGTGCAGCGGAGAGATCTTCCGCCTGGGCCACGACATTAAGCACCCGCCCACCGTCGGAAATAAACTTATTTTCGCTATTGAGCTTCGTACCGGCATGTAAAAGTTCGACGTCCCCCGCAGCTGCAACTTCATCTAGCCCATCAATCACATCACCTTTCTTCGGTGACGCCGGATACCCCTGCGCAGCCAAAACCACGGTGATGGCACTTCCCTCCGCCCACTGAAGTGGGGGTAGTTCTGCTAACCGGGACTGGGCCACTGCGTTGAGGACCTCAGCCAACGGGGTGTTTAGTAACGCCAAAACTGCTTGGGTTTCTGGGTCGCCGAATCGACAGTTGAACTCTACGACGGCAGGGCCTTCTTTCCCCCAAGCTAACCCGGCATAAAGCAGACCAGAATAAGGGGTGCCACGTGCCACCATTTCCTTGGCGACGGGTTCGCACACCTCTTGGACTATTTGCTCTACCCCGTTGTCTGGCAACCAGGGAACAGGCGCATAGGCACCCATCCCTCCCGTGTTGGGTCCTTGGTCGTTGTCATAGGCGCGTTTATGATCTTGAGCAGGTAATAGGGGGACAACGGTTTCCCCGTCGACGAGGCAAAATAGTGACACCTCTGGGCCATCAAGGTATGTTTCACACAGCACCGGATTTCCGGCGTCTAAGACCGCCTGGGCATGGGCCTTGGCGGCATCGCGATCTTCAGTAACGACAACCCCTTTGCCAGCGGCTAAACCATCATCTTTCACCACCCACATGGGGCCAAATTGGTCAAGGACCTCATCAATCTCACTGGCGCTTGCTCCGGGGTCAAGACTGCGAGACTGGGCGGTTTTTACCCCAGCAGCGCGCATTATTTCTTTGGCAAAGGCTTTAGATCCCTCCAGCTGAGCAGCCGCCGCCGAGGGGCCAAAAACGGGGATCCCGGCGGCGCGGAGTTCATCAGCTACCCCAGCTACCAGTGGCACTTCTGGGCCGATGACGACCAGTTCCGCTTGGACCTCTTGCGCCAGGGTGAGCATGGCCTGGGCATCGTCGACTGCTCCGGCTTCTGGATGGCAGGTGGCGATGGTTCCCATCCCGGCGTTTCCGGGGGCAACATGGATGTGGTGAATAGTGCCGGTGGTGTTTTCTTTTGCAAGCCCTAACACGATGGCGTGCTCCCGGGCGCCAGAACCAATGACAAGAATGCGCATGATCTCATCCTAACGAGTTCGCGTCCAACGGTAACCTTAAAACCATGAGTAGCGTGTTTAGCAAAATCATTGCCGGTGAACTGCCCGGACGTTTTGTCTACCGGGATGACACAGTAGCCGCTTTTCTTACTATCGCCCCGGTTCGGTACGGGCATGTACTGGTTGTTCCTATTAAGGAGGTCGATAAGTGGACTGATCTCCCGGCGTCGGAATGGCTGCACCTGTGTGAGGTGGCCCAAAAGATTGGTCAGGCCGTTGTCGAAGCATTCCAGTGCCAGCGGGCGGGAACACTTATCGCCGGGTTTGAGGTTCCCCACACCCACATCCATATTTTCCCGGCTGATGATATGTCTGGTTTTGACCTGTCTCGGGCGATGAGTCCGGAGGACACTGTTCCAGCGGAGATGGATCGTGCTGCGGAAGCGATTCGTGGTGTATTAGGGACTGATGACCAAGGCCGCAGTTAAAACTGTTCTGTACCGGGTGGATTAGGCGTCGAAGAGTTGCTCTTCGGTAGCCGCTGGTAGCCGGATGGTGAAGGTGGCCCCGTGTCCAGGCGCGGTTTCTACGCTGATTGTGCCGTGATGACGCTCCACCAGCGAGTGCACAATAGCTAGGCCGAGCCCCGATCCACCTGAGTTGCGGGACCGAGAATTATCGGCCCGGTAAAAACGCTCAAAAATGTGGGCGGCGTCCTCCGCAGTCATGCCATGCCCATTATCTTGGACCAGGATTTCCACCACGCCGGGTAGATCTGCCGCTGGGCGTAGTCGGATGGTGACGGTGGCACTGTCCCCGCCGTGGATAAGAGCGTTATTGACTAAGTTGAGGACTACTTGACG
This genomic interval from Corynebacterium poyangense contains the following:
- the purL gene encoding phosphoribosylformylglycinamidine synthase subunit PurL, whose product is MTVHNDTVSAALADPDQPQPYAELGLKDDEYARIKEILGRRPTDAELTMYSVMWSEHCSYKSSKVHLRYFGETTTEEMGQKILAGIGENAGVVDIGDGNAVTFRVESHNHPSYVEPHQGAATGVGGIVRDIMAMGARPIAVMDQLRFGAIDNPDTKRVLPGVVDGISHYGNCLGLPNIGGETVFDDSYAGNPLVNALCVGTLKVEDLKLAFASGTGNKVMLFGSRTGLDGIGGVSVLASDTFEDGAERKLPAVQVGDPFAEKVLIECCLDLYRAGVVVGIQDLGGAGLSCATSELAASGDGGMSINLDAVPLRAENMTAAEILASESQERMCAVVAPENVAQFREICEHWDVTCAEIGEVTTGKHLVITHCGEVVVDAPAHTIANEGPVYERPWARPTWQDALQEPGEVKAAEDLRQALLDMVSSPALCSRAFITEQYDRYVRGNTVKALNSDAGVLRIDEETHRGVAVASDASGRYTKLDPNMGARLALAEAYRNVVVTGARPVAVTNCLNYGSPENPDVMWQFRESVHGLADGAKELGIPVSGGNVSFYNQTGDEPILPTPVVGVLGVIDDVRRTLGHDLGAGPSPEVIFLLGDTKEEFGGSIWQQISGGGLQGLPPQVDLANEQRLAVLLHGATDVTAAHDLSEGGLSQGIFEMVQRNQVGVNVDLAAVHEDPTTALFSESASRVLVATTLSQADSFQTRAKELGIPVRQIGTTTDAGEGANLDYGVVSIPLVDLLTAWEGTLPEEFGHAVGANSVVE
- the purQ gene encoding phosphoribosylformylglycinamidine synthase subunit PurQ; this translates as MSARIGVITFPGTLDDVDAQRAARLAGADVVELWHADEDLRSVDAVIVPGGFSYGDYLRSGAISALAPVMRSVIDRARAGMPVLGICNGFQILTEAGLLPGALTRNQGLHFHCVDTYLEVTNNHTAWTGNYEVGQKILIPAKHGEGRFQAAPETIEELEQEGRVVFRYTDNFNGSLHSIAGVCSADGRVVGLMPHPEHAVEALTGPSSDGLPMFVSAISAVASA
- the purS gene encoding phosphoribosylformylglycinamidine synthase subunit PurS encodes the protein MARVVVNVMPKAEILDPQGQAVVRALGRIGVSGVSDVRQGKRFELEVDETVTTMQLEKIAETLLANTVIEDFEIVDVEVK
- a CDS encoding phosphoribosyltransferase — encoded protein: MAYHADSSHLEEKEVLTWEGFGQAQRELAQMIADSGYLPDIIIPIARGGLLPGGALSYSLGVKLSDTMNVEFYTDVHETLPDPVLLEPLLDTGSLKKRRVLVVDDVADSGRTLDLVLNLLRDDVSEVRSAVLYGKSASVVEPDYVWRRTDQWICFPWSAEPPVQAH
- a CDS encoding phosphoribosylaminoimidazolesuccinocarboxamide synthase encodes the protein MRPELSDYTHISAGKVREIYQVDEETLLMVVSDRISAFDYILDSEIPDKGRILTAMSVYFFEEIDFPNHLAGPIDDPRIPEEVLGRALLCKKLNMLPFECVARGYLTGSGLKEYREHGTVCGIALPDGLKEASRLPEPIFTPATKAEFGDHDENVPFEAVVDKLGESRAEELKAATLAIYSQAAAMAEQRGLILADTKFEFGVESDGTLVLADEVLTPDSSRYWPADSYEEGKVQPSFDKQYVRNWLTSAKADWDQSLGTPPPPLPGSVVEATRERYIEAYERISGRKFADWIGSCV
- the purB gene encoding adenylosuccinate lyase; amino-acid sequence: MDQLQKQKIENVLASRYASADMTRLWSPEAKIRMERQLWLAVMRVQKDLGVDIPAEAIAAYEKVLDDVDVESIAAREKITRHDVKARIEEFNDLAGYEHIHKGMTSRDLTENVEQLQILSSLKLIRDKSVAVLARLGERAEQYRSLVMAGRSHNVAAQATTLGKRFASAADEMLIAVSRIEELISRYPLRGIKGPMGTSQDMLDLVGGEQTHLASLERAIADQLGFSRILDSVGQVYPRSLDFDVISALVQLGAGPSSLATTIRLMAGNETVTEGFKEGQVGSSAMPHKMNARSCERVGGMQVILRGYLTMVADLSGQQWNEGDVFCSVIRRVALPDAFFTLDGMFETFLTVLTEFGAFPAMIDRELERYLPFLATTRILMAAVRAGVGRETAHEIIKENAVAVALNMRENGAEQDLVERLAADERLPLGASDLQEALADRHAFIGAAESQTDRVLRRIADLVNTYPDAARYQPGDIL
- the purD gene encoding phosphoribosylamine--glycine ligase, whose product is MRILVIGSGAREHAIVLGLAKENTTGTIHHIHVAPGNAGMGTIATCHPEAGAVDDAQAMLTLAQEVQAELVVIGPEVPLVAGVADELRAAGIPVFGPSAAAAQLEGSKAFAKEIMRAAGVKTAQSRSLDPGASASEIDEVLDQFGPMWVVKDDGLAAGKGVVVTEDRDAAKAHAQAVLDAGNPVLCETYLDGPEVSLFCLVDGETVVPLLPAQDHKRAYDNDQGPNTGGMGAYAPVPWLPDNGVEQIVQEVCEPVAKEMVARGTPYSGLLYAGLAWGKEGPAVVEFNCRFGDPETQAVLALLNTPLAEVLNAVAQSRLAELPPLQWAEGSAITVVLAAQGYPASPKKGDVIDGLDEVAAAGDVELLHAGTKLNSENKFISDGGRVLNVVAQAEDLSAARDKAYEALTKIHLAGGHYRKDIALAAVEGRITCHN
- a CDS encoding HIT family protein, which encodes MSSVFSKIIAGELPGRFVYRDDTVAAFLTIAPVRYGHVLVVPIKEVDKWTDLPASEWLHLCEVAQKIGQAVVEAFQCQRAGTLIAGFEVPHTHIHIFPADDMSGFDLSRAMSPEDTVPAEMDRAAEAIRGVLGTDDQGRS